The DNA sequence GAAATTAAGTTTAAGACTTGGAAAAACAAACTTTAAATATTAAGGAACCAAgtctgcagtttaaagcagaaaagagACTTAAACAGGAGGTGTTAACAGACGCCAAAGCCAGACAAAAGACACAGAAAAGAGGCTAGAAAGATCTCTTTGGAAAAAATCAAGAGAAACCCAGTTAAGCTTGAAGCTTCCATCTATTCCTTCAAGTAATTGTTTGTTAGTCAGATCCTGGGAGGAGTTAGGGTACTGGTCTTAAATACAGTTAAATTACATCACGGCTATAGATGGATGGAATACTGTGCTACTGAATGGGATTCAAAGAATTTTCTCTCAAGACTATAAATGTGCCTTTGTAATCATACCAATGCATTGTAACGAGATATAAAATATAGCCTCACCTTTAGTTTCGCGAATAACAATAGCATTTAGTAAtccttttcctctgacattagtcACAACATCTGATGGTGTCTTCATAAGCTCATTCCTTAATAAATTGCCCATGGTTTCTGCATTTTTCACCAgctcttcttcttcaatcacctGCAGCAGTTGGAAATAAGGCAGAAAAGGATGAATGATGTGCAGTCACGGCAACAATGAAAATAGTATACGTGTCTTACAAGAACATCCCTAACCATCTGATTCAAGAATGAAGATAccctatttactcgaatctaatgctaaATTATCATGCCAACATGTAAGTGCAAGTTAAATTCACGTCATACATTAATCTTAGTGTTGAGCCAAAGTCAAAGGGGAAGATGCTTCTGAAGCAGCTGAACATCCCCTTTGCAAGAAGTCACCCCTAATTTCATGTCCATGGCGCAATACTATgcaatgatgggatttgtagtttggtgaagcatcagtatCATTTGATAGAGAAGGTTCAAGACCTTGTCAAGCTtcagctcccatgactccatagtattTTTGAACCAAGGccgttaaagtggattcattctacagcatagatacacccaaagattttcctttccatttctggaagctttggtgttctaaattataaagtacattttgctGCTGCATATTATATTTGGCATCAAACACCATTTTTGACtccagggttttgaaaactgagatgTGCATTAgtttcaatggcacattagactcgagtaaacacggataaaaggtaaaagtaaaggtttcccctgacgttaagtccagtcatgtctgactctgtgggttggtgctcatctccatttctaagctgaagagccggcgctgtccgtagacacctccaaggtcatgtggccggcatgactgcatggagcgccgttaccttcccgccggtgcggtacttattgatctgctcacattggcatgttttcgaactgctaggttagcaggagctggagctaacagtgggcgctcacaccgctcccggggtttgaacctgggacctttcggtctgcacgttcagcagctcagtgctttaacacacttcgccaccggggctcctttattcCCTCAAATTGCAGGGGTTAATATCGTATAAActtgaaaataaatataaaagaccACCATGTCCATTTTGAGCCGGCCCACAGTTACCTGAAGATGAGGATATACCCAAACACCATTAAATTAATTGACTTGTAGTCCAAGCATAAAGTCACCCTGGAGAATGAAATTCCTAGAAgtgtcatctctaggaatttgctaggcctGTTAGGATGACTTTGTGGTAACGCATACCACAGAATCACCAGGcaaacctagcaaattcctagagagaccatttTCCCCAGGTTCAGTAGGTGAAACCAGAGATCTGGGTTCCACAGGTACATGGGTCTAACTGTTTTCAGTTCTGAAATCAAACAAATATAAAAAGATAGATTGTTCTTTAGTAGTATCTATTTAACAACTACAAGAATCCACAAAAAGGACAAGATTAGAAAAATAAGCAGTCCTCAGAAGTTTTTGATATGTTTAAGAATTGCAGTGTGTTGTGGATAGTAATTAGATGAATTATATAAAAACTCTTGTTGGCAGAGTAGGGAGATGGATGTTTCTCTCTTCCCCTGCAACTCAGTCCCTGGAATGTTGGGGCTATTCAGCTTCTTTCTTTATGtatatttctttttcattctttatTAAGTATTGTAAAATctccaaaaatgttaaaaataatacaaatatctGATCTCACCTTCTATACACCAACCCTCTCATTACTCACACAGCATTATAAAAATACAGCACTGTCAGTTCTATTACTTCTACATTATTCTAATTTTATCaattacatataattattataatgtgTTTATTAATAGCTCAACCACAATTTTTCTTGGGCGGTGGTTTAAATTTGGCATTGCTTTTGCACATGAAGCGAATAAATGGTATCCAAACACTATCAAATAGATTTTCTTTCAATTCTCCTTTTGCTAATCTTAATTTATAGGTTACCTTTTCCAATAAAGCTATCGCCCACATCCTGTTTAACCTAATCTTTATTGTCATATTCTCTAACTTTTTCCAGGTTTTCACTATTTTGAGAATTTTATTTATCGGATCCTTAGCCTCACTTTCAAATACAGAGAACACTAATAGAGCTCCCCTGAAATGTATTGCTTCTCCTACTATTTGGCTTACTCAGACTCTTTGAGGGAGCAAGGAAGAAAGCAGGCTTAACCTTTTGATGTACTCTCCTCGAGAAAGAGTTCTGCCTTTGAAATGTATTaggaattttaagaaacaattattttaagaaatatattGATGTATTTATTGGTTGGTTGGCAATCCTGCTTTACAGATGCTACCATATATAGTGGTCCTTTTCGGAGAAGGATTGAGCAAGTTTAAGAAACTCAATTAATCAAATCCCACCTATTCATAGCATTTTGAAAACCTACCTCAAGTGAAGCCATAGCCACTCGACAGGCCAATGGGTTTCCTCCATATGTAGAACCATGTTCACCAGGTTTTATGCTAAGCATGATTTCATCATCGCATAACACTGCAGAAACCTGTAAGACAACAAGCCttcaaataagatttttttaCTGCTGCAAAACATCACAGAAGTATACCTATACAATGTTATTCATATATTTTGTGACTTACCACCACCACAACTACTGAGGCATGAACACAAAACAGCTTATTTTTATGTCCTATTGCCTTCTACTTTATGTATTTCTAAGAAAATGAGAGTTCAACTGCAGTGCAAGTTGTTGCAGTTATCCGTTCACTATAGTTAGTATGTATTTACTGTTTGAAAACTTACACTATGCTATGTTCTCTGTAATTATTTAGTCCACAGGGTCCTTTTCACCATTTTTATGTAGGCAATAACGGAACATTTTACTTCTCTTGGGATTTTTACAAGATTTGTCATTGGGCATCCTTTTGCTTTCAGGGCTTTAAAAACtacattaacaacattatgtcACAGAAAGATGGCTGCAGGCCAGTTAATGTCTAAAAGGCTGCATGGAAAACCTTACAAATATTATCTTAAGAATATAACAGTTCTGCCAAGGATACAGGAACACAAAGCAACACTCTTTAGAGATAGCATTGTGTTGGATCCCTTCctacattgcttttttttttaactaaaaagGGAATGATTTACTGAAGCACTACCATGACATAACAGCATGATGTTGGAATATAACTCTAAGTGATTCCACTATATTCCTAGTTCACTAAGGACctttctacacaaccatataatccaaaatatcaaggcagaaaatcccacaatatctgctttgaactggattaactgagtccacgctgccatatattccagttcaaagcagaaaatgtaggattttattcagctgtatggaaggggcgtCAATGAGTAGCTCTTTCCTTGGGCTAGTTCTTGATTAGACAAAAGCTGCAGAAAGAAATTCAAATTCAATTCTTCGAAAAGAACCCATACTTACAGGATAGACACCACCAGACAGGGCTTTGCCGAGTAAGATGAGATCTGGTCTAACATTTTCATGATCAACAGCCAGCATTTTTCCAGTCCTAGCTAAACCAGTCTGAATTTCATCCGCAATAAAGAGAAcctgttttgttttcaaaaggaTGAATGTATAACATTACATTTAAAGAGAAATACCTCCTTCGTATAGTAACTTTATCCCAACATTCCCATTCTTGCAGACATTAAATATGAACTTTTAATAAACAAACTCCAGTGTTTAAGGGCTACTAAACATCAGCAGCATCACATAACACCTGCACACTTTTAATGAAGGCCTGAAGTCCATGACAAGAAATATTAGGTAGGTGAGAATGTCCAAGGATATTAATTCCCTGTTGCTGTAAAGCCTTTTGCTCAAATGCACAGGACAGTCACCATTTCCACTTCCCAAAGTGCCAGAGAACAACTCAAATGCAAATGGAAATCTGGTCATAGGAGACCCTTGGTCACATCACTAACCTGTGTTTATATTTATCTGGCCTTTAGTGTATCCTAAAGTCCAAGGAGAGAGCATATTATAAAAATTCCACAAGGCAAACTTTACCACTGTTGTACCAAAAGGTAAACAGAGTTGTTATCTCAAAGTAACCCTATTGACAGGCTGAGGAAATAAAGAGTAGTTGGCCAAAAGTGGGATAAAGTCCAAATTTAAAGGGTACACAGAGCATAATCCAGTGATTTTACTGTCTACTCAAGACAGACATAAGACTGATAAGGTAGCAAGGCTTGAGCAATGGCTCAGATTTCAGATAACTACTCTACCAAAGCAAAGCCGACATTGCTAGtgagaagaaagaaataatacTGATTTCTCCAAAAATCCCACAGATTACACACTACAAACCATatataacaaattcataaattaaaacattataccaTTAAAAATTCCCTGACCCTCAGGCCACTAAGATTATCCATTAAAACGGTTATACTAGAATCCTAAAAACCTCATTTCTTTAAGGCCGTGTAAAAGAACTGCCAGGTCCAAAATAGCATTAAAAATTGTCCATATTCATCCACTAATTAGAAGACTATATTCATTAATTAGAAGACTGGAGCACTCTGTGGTGCTTAATTATTCTCATTTTGTTGTAGTGACTCACATTGTGCTTTGTGCAAAGTTCCCGCACACCTGTTAAATAACCTTTATCAGGAACAATCACACCAGCTTCACCCTGAATGGGTTCCACCATGAAGGCTGCTACATTTGGATCCTGAAGTGCATGCTAAAGGAGAagcagagaaaataaaattactgAACATAACAACAAAGAGATATTATTTCCACAAAGACTGTGGAATTATTTCCACCAGTGCCCTATATGAGTGTGACAAGACCAGAAATGGAAGCTAAAGGAAAAATGCCAAAAGGTCATGAAGGAAGGATGAAGAAGAAAAGTTGGCCACTCAGAACCAGCAGAATTTGTCTGCTTTCTTTCACTGCCGCTGCATGACCTTGGATGAAGTGTAGGGCACCAACTTCTATACCTGCCTGCTTAAATTGATCTCATGTGATGAGTATGTGAGAAAGACTAACACACCTTGACTTACACCCTTGCCTAGATATGTTAAACCTTGACTAGATACTGGAATTGACTTCAGTCTGTTGGTTGCCGCATATAATCTCATTTTTCGATGAGGTTTTAGCTATTAGTTTTTAGATGTTTTTATCCAGTGATAAATTTATATTATGCATTTATGTTTGTATAGCTCATTTAAGTTTCATCCTTAGTTATTTTTGTCTGTTTTAAGTTTAAAGTTAGGTTGTTTTAAATTGCTTCATGTGGTCTGTTTTGGTGTAATTTGTCTGTATGTTTTTCCTTTCTGgacttgaatgtttgccatatatgttggaaaccgccctgagtcccttcggggagatatggcagtctacaaataaagttgtgttgttgttgttgttgttgttattctgatTGTAAACTGCTAcagggttttttattattattccaacacCACAAGCATATGCTCCTTCTATGTCAAAATATGAATTTGCTTGAGAATAATAGAAAGGTGATTTTAACACTGGCAGTTGTCATTTCAGCAAATCTAATGGCACTACTATCATTTATTAACCACATTTTCATACTGTTATTTAATTAGACCctaaaaaagtaaaagaaaacaaaaagtgcacggatttatttatttatttttaaagaatgtgGGTTTACAGAATGGGAATTGGGAAGTACCTCAAGAGCTGGCAAGTCATTGTATGGAATAACTTCAAAACCTGGCATAAATGGGCCAAAACCATCATAGCTTGAAGGATCTGTAGAACTTGAGATAGCCGAGAGAGTTCTTCCCCAGAAGTTGCCAGCTGgcatgaaaaagagaaagaaattcaaTACAGAGAACCTTCATAATCAATATTTTACAAATGTACACAGCCCAACTATAGATTCAGTTCTTGCAGTATTGAGCTCAGACATACCTGCAAAAAGGATCTTTGcattgtattttggaattccctTCACTGTATAAGCCCATTTACGAGCCAGCTTACATGCTGTTTCTCCAGCCTCCACACCTAAGACAAAAAAGTGCATACAATAGAAAGGAGTTTAGAGATGGTAGATGACAGTCAGAAGCCATGTCATTGCCTACCCAAGAGGTATAAATGCAGAACAAAAACACTCCTAATGGATATTGCAGGAAGGGTATTGGGGGATGTAACTTTAGTTGCCAAGGGTGGTAAAAAATTAAAACGAGAAACTATTGCTATTTCTCCTAcctacaaaaaaaccccccagcTCTATAACTTTTCTCTAATTGGAACACATAGCCAATGACACAGGGAATATTTGGAATATACAAGTGTTACAcccatataacactatgtaacaagatttgaaaaaaaatctgttactggtttaaaagtgttatttcctgtttaattgtgaggtacttactttgaaagtagttgttttgtttttgtggctgccacaaactatgttgaattggctgagactctatgagatattcattgaaaaactatagcaaaatttgCTGAAGGATGTcccgcagaaacaaagttttttgcagtttaataaaccttttccacgtttttatgataaaaccaattaggaaatcacatttataacccaggaacaaaaactgttacATAGAGTAATTAATGGCAGGAACCTCTCATAGCAAGCTCAAGACAAGCACATCAAATCTCAAGCATGTTCAAATTTCAAGAATCCATAACTGTCTGTTATCACGTTCCACTTAAGTAACACAAACATACATAATTTTTGAAGGACAAGGGATTTTACCTGTGTTCATTGGAAGAACCTTGTTGTACTTGAAC is a window from the Anolis carolinensis isolate JA03-04 chromosome 3, rAnoCar3.1.pri, whole genome shotgun sequence genome containing:
- the oat gene encoding ornithine aminotransferase, mitochondrial, which encodes MFSKLAHPQSLAVLRRGVHASVTSATSVATKKTIQGCSPEYIYEREAKYGAHNYHPLPVALEKGKGVYVWDVEGKRYFDFLSAYSAVNQGHCHPKIVAALKSQSEKLTLTSRAFYNDVLGEYEEYITKMFKYNKVLPMNTGVEAGETACKLARKWAYTVKGIPKYNAKILFAAGNFWGRTLSAISSSTDPSSYDGFGPFMPGFEVIPYNDLPALEHALQDPNVAAFMVEPIQGEAGVIVPDKGYLTGVRELCTKHNVLFIADEIQTGLARTGKMLAVDHENVRPDLILLGKALSGGVYPVSAVLCDDEIMLSIKPGEHGSTYGGNPLACRVAMASLEVIEEEELVKNAETMGNLLRNELMKTPSDVVTNVRGKGLLNAIVIRETKDYDAWKVCLRLRDNGLLAKPTHGDIIRLAPPLVIKEDEIRECIEIIHKTILSF